The following coding sequences are from one Salvia hispanica cultivar TCC Black 2014 chromosome 3, UniMelb_Shisp_WGS_1.0, whole genome shotgun sequence window:
- the LOC125213300 gene encoding aminopeptidase P1, whose translation MAAALRALMLSHSPPLDALVVPSEDYHQSEYVSARDKRREFVSGFTGSAGLALITANEALLWTDGRYFLQAEQELTNEWKLMRSGEDPAVDVWMADNLPTDAAIGIDPWCISVDTAHKWERAFAKKQQKLIQTTTNLVDEVWTSRPPPEANPVVVHPIKFSGCSVEDKLKQLREELLQEKARAIVLSALDEVAWLFNVRGSDVSYSPVVHAFAIVTSTAAFFYVDKRKVSSEVGSYLEKNGIELRDYSEVSSDAVLLASDQLMSAKKAKEMVSDATETASGGINNSAEEKSNDLIWVDPGTCCFALYSKLNQDKVFLQSSPLALAKSLKNPVEIQGLKNAHVRDGAAVVQYLIWLDKQMQEIYGASGYFIDSEVNDKVQLRTTKLTEVSVSDKLEEFRASKEHFRGLSFPTISSVGPNGAIIHYNPEPETCAELDPNQMYLCDSGAQYLDGTTDITRTVHFGKPTSHEKACYTAVLKGHIGLGNARFPSGTTGHVLDVLARVPLWKYGLDYRHGTGHGIGSYLNVHEGPHQISFRPPARHVPLQSSMTVTDEPGYYEDGNFGIRLENVLLVKEADTKFNFGDKGYLSFEHITWAPYQTKLIDTSLLVPEEVEWLNSYHIRCREILAPHLNTPEMKWLEKATEPISA comes from the exons ATGGCGGCTGCTCTCCGCGCTCTCATGCTCTCTCACTCCCCTCCACTTGACGCTTTGGTCGTTCCTTCCGAGGATTATCACCAG AGCGAATACGTATCCGCGAGGGACAAACGGCGCGAATTCGTGTCTGGTTTCACCGGAAGCGCTG GATTGGCACTTATAACAGCAAATGAGGCTTTACTTTGGACAGATGGAAGGTATTTTTTGCAGGCAGAGCAGGAGCTTACAAATGAGTGGAAGCTCATGCGTTCAGGAGAAGACCCAGCTGTTGATGTCTGGATGGCTGAT AATCTGCCAACTGATGCTGCTATTGGTATTGATCCTTGGTGCATATCGGTTGATACTGCACATAAGTGGGAGCGTGCTTTTGCTAAGAAGCAACAAAAATTGATCCAGACGACTACTAACTTGGTAGATGAAGTTTGGACTAGTCGACCCCCACCCGAGGCAAATCCTGTTGTTGTGCACCCAATTAAGTTTTCTGGTTGTTCTGTTGAAGATAAGCTGAAGCAGTTGAGGGAAGAGCTTCTGCAAGAAAAAGCCCGTGCTATTGTACTTTCTGCATTGGATGAG GTAGCATGGCTGTTCAATGTTCGTGGGTCTGATGTTTCCTATTCTCCTGTTGTTCATGCATTTGCTATAGTCACATCAACTGCAGCTTTCTTTTACGTTGACAAACGAAAGGTGTCTTCTGAG GTGGGGTCTTATTTGGAGAAAAATGGTATTGAGTTGCGTGATTACAGTGAAGTGAGCTCCGATGCAGTGTTACTTGCATCTGACCAGCTTATGTCTGCCAAGAAAGCTAAAGAAATGGTAAGCGATGCCACAGAGACAGCATCTGGTGGTATCAATAATTCTGCAGAAGAGAAAAGCAATGACCTCATATGGGTTGACCCTGGGACGTGTTGCTTTGCTTTGTATTCAAAACTGAACCAGGATAAGGTTTTCCTGCAATCCTCTCCTTTGGCCCTTGCGAAATCCCTTAAG AATCCTGTTGAGATACAAGGACTGAAGAATGCACATGTACGTGATGGGGCAGCTGTGGTACAATATCTTATTTGGCTGGATAAACAG ATGCAGGAAATTTATGGAGCATCCGGTTACTTTATTGACAGCGAGGTCAACGATAAGGTTCAACT GAGGACAACAAAACTCACTGAGGTGTCTGTAAGTGATAAACTCGAGGAATTCCGTGCATCTAAAGAG CATTTTAGGGGGCTGAGTTTTCCAACTATCTCATCAGTTGGCCCAAATGGTGCAATCATCCATTATAATCCAGAGCCGGAAACATGTGCCGAACTAGACCCCAATCAGATGTACCTTTGTGATTCAGGAGCACAG TATCTAGATGGAACAACTGACATTACACGGACTGTCCATTTTGGAAAACCTACTTCACATGAGAAAGCCTGTTATACCGCG GTTCTTAAGGGACACATTGGCCTGGGAAATGCTCGATTTCCAAGCGGAACCACTG GTCATGTACTTGATGTTCTTGCACGTGTTCCTTTGTGGAAGTATGGTCTTGACTACAGGCATGGCACTGGTCATGGGATAGGCTCTTACCTAAATGTTCATGAAG GTCCTCATCAAATCAGTTTCAGGCCACCTGCTCGGCATGTGCCATTACAATCTTCAATGACTGTGACAGATG AACCCGGTTATTATGAGGATGGAAACTTTGGCATAAGGTTGGAGAACGTTCTTCTAGTAAAAGAAGCAGatacaaaattcaattttggtGACAAGGGTTACTTGTCTTTTGAGCATATTACATGG GCACCATATCAAACGAAGTTGATCGATACAAGCCTCCTCGTGCCTGAAGAAGTCGAATGGCTGAACAGCTACCACATTAGATGCAGGGAAATCCTTGCTCCACATTTGAATACTCCTGAGATGAAATGGCTGGAGAAAGCTACTGAACCGATCAGTGCTTGA